Proteins encoded within one genomic window of Fragaria vesca subsp. vesca linkage group LG1, FraVesHawaii_1.0, whole genome shotgun sequence:
- the LOC101301051 gene encoding protoporphyrinogen oxidase, chloroplastic-like — protein sequence MTTLSTLAAPHPLLSHRQPPSVFLTTKTNKISSPPHHFSKFRCSLAKQSTVSPAGVAADGAISSVDCVVVGGGISGLCIAQALATKHNDAVPNVIVTEARDRVGGNIITVERDGYLWEEGPNSFQPSDSMLTMLVDSGLKDDLVLGDPNAPRFVLWDGKLRPVPSSPGDIAFFDLMSIGGKLRAAFGALGIRPSPPPPGQEESVEEFVRRNLGDEVFERLIEPFCSGVYAGDPSKLSMKAAFGKVWNLEQNGGSIIGGAFKAIQERSRAPKTPRDPRLPKPKGQTVGSLRKGLSMFPEALSSRLGDRVKLSWKLSGISKLDQGGYTLTYETPEGLVSVLSKSVVMTIPSYVASSLLRPLSAAAADALSKFYYPPVAAVSISYPKEAIRTECLIDGQLKGFGQLHPRSQGLKTLGTIYSSSLFPNRAPAGRVLLLNYIGGATNPGILSQTESELVETVHQDLKKVLIKPNAKDPLVLAVRVWPQAIPQFLVGHFDVLDAANAALRDAETQGLFLGGNYVSGVALGRCVEGAYDIAADVAKFLSQYAYK from the exons ATGACCACCCTCTCCACGCTCGCCGCCCCTCACCCTCTTCTCTCTCACCGACAGCCACCCTCCGTTTTCCTCACCACCAAAACTAACAAGATCTCCTCTCCGCCTCATCACTTCTCCAAATTCCGATGCTCCCTCGCCAAACAGTCCACCGTTTCTCCGGCAGGCGTCGCCGCCGACGGCGCGATCTCCTCCGTTGACTGCGTAGTCGTCGGAGGCGGAATCAGCGGACTCTGCATCGCTCAGGCGCTGGCCACCAAGCACAACGACGCCGTTCCGAATGTGATAGTGACGGAGGCAAGAGACCGAGTCGGAGGCAACATCATCACCGTAGAGAGAGACGGTTATCTCTGGGAAGAAGGTCCTAATAGTTTTCAGCCGTCCGATTCCATGCTCACCATGCTG GTGGATAGTGGTTTGAAGGATGATCTGGTTCTCGGTGATCCGAATGCACCTCGGTTCGTGTTGTGGGATGGCAAGTTGAGGCCTGTACCTTCTAGCCCGGGTGACATAGCTTTCTTTGACTTGATGAGCATTGGCGGTAAACTCAGGGCTGCATTTGGTGCTCTTGGAATTCGTCCTTCCCCTCCTCCTCCA GGTCAGGAGGAATCCGTTGAGGAGTTCGTCCGTCGTAATCTTGGAGATGAGGTTTTCGAACGCCTGATTGAGCCTTTTTGTTCAG GTGTTTATGCGGGCGATCCTTCAAAGTTAAGTATGAAAGCAGCATTTGGCAAAGTGTGGAACCTTGAGCAAAATGGGGGTAGCATCATTGGTGGAGCTTTTAAAGCAATCCAGGAGAGAAGTCGTGCTCCAAAGACCCCTCGAGATCC GCGTCTACCAAAACCAAAGGGCCAAACAGTTGGATCTCTTAGGAAGGGACTTTCCATGTTTCCAGAAGCACTCTCTTCAAG GTTGGGTGACAGAGTGAAGTTATCCTGGAAGCTTTCAGGTATCAGTAAGTTGGACCAAGGAGGGTACACTCTGACATATGAGACTCCAGAAGGGTTGGTCTCAGTACTGAGTAAAAGTGTTGTTATGACCATTCCGTCTTATGTAGCAAGCAGTCTATTGCGTCCTCTTTCA GCTGCTGCAGCAGATGCTTTATCAAAATTTTACTACCCACCGGTTGCAGCTGTGTCTATTTCATATCCAAAAGAAGCAATCCGGACGGAATGCCTAATAGATGGTCAATTAAAGGGATTTGGTCAACTTCATCCTCGTAGCCAAGGGCTGAAAACATTAG GAACTATATACAGCTCATCACTCTTTCCAAATCGAGCACCAGCTGGAAGGGTACTACTCTTGAACTATATTGGAGGGGCCACCAATCCCGGAATTTTGTCTCAG ACAGAGAGTGAACTTGTCGAAACAGTTCACCAGGATTTGAAAAAAGTCCTAATAAAGCCTAATGCTAAGGATCCACTTGTATTGGCTGTTAGAGTATGGCCACAAGCGATTCCGCAGTTCTTGGTTGGTCATTTTGATGTCCTAGATGCTGCAAATGCTGCTCTCAGGGATGCTGAGACGCAAGGGTTGTTTCTTGGTGGGAACTATGTCTCCGGAGTAGCCTTGGGCCGGTGTGTTGAGGGTGCTTATGATATTGCGGCTGATGTGGCCAAATTTCTATCACAATATGCTTACAAATAG